One window from the genome of Vanessa tameamea isolate UH-Manoa-2023 chromosome 13, ilVanTame1 primary haplotype, whole genome shotgun sequence encodes:
- the LOC113397923 gene encoding uncharacterized protein LOC113397923, with protein MAGKTVNFNTHCNLYECQLESIAKWLSCNGEVWGMGPTIVFASAAALFLYNELQATVFIAGDHAHVSLLEKTLISSMIVGMLALMVHLWVCSMRFFQYYLDTLIKDSPSMLLELTTAGLLGQTEMVPLGPLTRFLKQQQPQIHITVCWFLSLCYADYVRKHYCQRFNMPYLEQWQAELHERTTRGVNSTIEKVNSMVYAARRRLRGYTHAPTSDAHTESVCSKRPSVEVGGVQKRDSRCTPLVCQPSQATAEAIEKLRTYIAETRCCCSSASDARECVSCTSIRPKSTV; from the exons ATGGCGGGAAAAACTGTAAACTTCAATACACATTGC AATCTATACGAATGCCAGTTAGAATCAATAGCGAAATGGCTGAGCTGCAACGGGGAGGTTTGGGGGATGGGCCCGACAATAGTGTTCGCGAGCGCCGCAGCACTTTTCCTCTACAACGAGCTGCAGGCGACCGTCTTCATAGCTGGCGACCACGCGCACGTTTCGCTGCTAGAGAAGACCCTCATT TCATCCATGATCGTCGGAATGTTGGCCCTGATGGTCCACCTCTGGGTGTGCTCGATGCGCTTCTTTCAATACTACCTGGACACCCTTATTAAGGAC AGTCCTAGCATGCTGTTAGAGTTGACGACGGCTGGATTATTGGGTCAAACAGAAATGGTGCCGCTAGGTCCACTAACTAGGTTCTTGAAACAACAGCAGCCTCAAATCCACATCACAGTCTGCTGGTTCCTCTCTCTCTGCTACGCGGATTACGTGAGGAAACATTACTGCCAGAGGTTCAATATGCCTTACCTGGAGCAGTG GCAAGCCGAATTGCACGAGCGCACAACTCGCGGCGTCAACAGCACCATCGAGAAGGTGAACAGTATGGTGTACGCAGCGCGCCGCCGCCTGCGCGGATACACACACGCCCCGACCAGTGACGCGCACAC TGAGAGCGTATGCTCGAAACGGCCGTCGGTGGAGGTCGGCGGAGTCCAGAAGCGAGACTCACGGTGCACGCCCCTCGTCTGTCAGCCCAGTCAAGCCACGGCCGAAGCTATTGAGAAGCTCAGAACGTATATTGCg GAGACACGATGTTGCTGCAGCAGTGCGTCGGACGCCCGCGAATGTGTTTCTTGCACTTCAATCCGTCCAAAAAGTACAGTCTGA